Part of the Zea mays cultivar B73 chromosome 4, Zm-B73-REFERENCE-NAM-5.0, whole genome shotgun sequence genome is shown below.
cactgaaaatctAATAATCGGTGTCGCGCCAGATTCCCAGGTCATGGAACGTCCGAGCTAccagcacggaccgtccgccgcatGTTCGGACCGTCCGGGTATGGGATCCGGATCGTTCGACGTAgccaggaaagttctcctaattgATTCGGCTGATAACGAAGCTGTTGCAAttgattggaggacacccataATTAATTACCTATGAAATCCCGGTGTTAGGACGGATAAGAACGTTCAACGTACAattttcaagtatgttttaatgGATGATGAACTATACtgccgaacagtcaatgacgtcctgcttaaatgcttgggcccaggtgatgctatattagccatggccgaagtacatgaggggatttgtggtacccatcaatcggctccaaagattaAATGGTTATTGAAAAGATCTGGcttctattggcctaacatgatagctgattgtttcaagtactacaaaggatgccaagtatGTCAGAAATTCGGCGACTTAcaattggtccctgcagccgaactaCATCCTATCATTAAACCTTGGCCTTTTAGAGGATGAGGATTGGACTTTATAGGagagattcatccttcatcattaaAAGGGCATTGGTTCGTGTTAGTTTCCACAGACTATTTTACCAAATagactgaagtcgttgctctgaaAAACATGACACAaagggaggtaattgagttcatgactcagcatattattcatagattcagcATTCCCCAGACTTTGACCATAGACCAGggggcttcttttatgtcaaaagaggtacgtgagtttgctgaattatatagaattaaattgctcaattcatctccatattatactCAGGCCAATGAACAGTCTGAGTCTAGTAATAGAACATTGATTAGCCTAATAAAAACGAAGATATCTAATGATCCTAAGCATTggtataagattttgtctgaagctttatgggctcatagaatatctaaacatcgtgctactaaagtatctccgttgagcttgtctatgggtaggaagcagtgttgcctgtagagataagtttaaatgctgtcaggttcgccaagcAAAATGATCTATATGtcggtgattattataattcaatgatggacaatattgatgaagtgaccGACAAGAGAGTGACAACTttaggagaaatagaaaaggacaagatcatggtcgccaaagcttacaacaagaaggtcaaggctAAATCATTCTAGGTAGGGGACCTGGTATGGAAGACCATCTTGCCTCTAAGGAGCAAAGACCAAAAGTTTGGGAAGTAGTCGTCAAGCTGGGAAGGCCCTTACAAGGTCACGCAGGTGATATTCGATAACGCCTACTTGTTGCAAACACTACAAGGCAAAGACTTGCCCAAGGCACTAAATGGGTGTTTCCTCAAGCAGTACATCCTAGTATGTGCAAGATGCCTAGGAAAACCGATATGAAAACATCGAGTTAGTTTTCAGCCTGTAcagtgcttttggttcgctcaactCCGCCAAAAGGAAGGGGGCATATGTTAGGCACCAAAAGTGGCTTGCGGACAGTCCGCGGTCTAGACGGTCcatggtggtggcgcggacggtccgcgcgcgcagaatcagttaggattccgagtttcttgcgggatttgttagctaaatctgtgggattaactcgggaatcagcttgtaacgggtccagacctccgcccTCTATATATATGAAGGGCTACGATCTATTGGAACACCAACAATCGATCAATTAATCAATATACATCTAGTTCTTTACattttgccctaggagtagacCGTAAATTAGATTCCTCTCTACATCTTCAACTCTCTCTGGCTCTATGTCGAttagaggcgtcttgggtggctTGTCGATCCCAAGACAaagcctaggatctctcctccccgacggggtccctcctgggagcgagattcaggcgcTGCCGGCAAACTCCGTTGCCCCTGCGCACGTGCGGACTGTCCAGCCACCTGACGCGGATCATCCGGCTCGTCAAGCAGGAACACCAGCCCCTACGCcaagtcacggaccgtccggtccctggCCGCGGACTGTCTGCGCCTCCGCAGAGAGCGCCGCCGCTGGTTCTCAtcgcagtgattggcgcccggaTCAGAGCCAACAGATGAAACCATTAAACATTTATTTATTGACTGTCATTTTGCTCATATATGTGACAGTTGTTATCCATATGTTTTGGTTTCCGGGGTCCCAGATCTATTAAACATATCTTTGAGATCTGATTGGTGGAGGTGGATTTAAATACTAAGAATCTTATTATAACAGGTGTCTCAGCACTGTATTGGGCTATTTGGATAAGTATAAACTACTCCGTATTTAATAAATCCCAAATGTTGACTTATTTACAGTTTCTATTCATAGGAACTCACCGGCTCAGACTCTAGACGCAACTTCAAAGAAGTGAAGACACAACGGATCTATTAAGAAATGCTTGTCCACATCTAGAGATGGTGGCCATGCAGTTTTTTGCATATTAGAGTTGGAGGTTTTCAAACAGGATTGCGTTGTAATGAAATGTTTCTTTTTTTAAGTGCATGTTGAGTTGGTGAGGTGTAGGGGAGCATTTAGGCTTACAGTTTTGGTCCTCCTTTGCGAGGAGTCGGAGTTGTTTCAAGTTGTATAAATTTAGTCCCATCATGGAAAGATGTGAAATCCGAGATTTTGGTCCATCATCTAAAAAATATGTACTTGACCTTTTAAATAATAATTTAGAGTGAACTTTAGAAAGACTTTTAAAGATACTTTTTCGAGACCAAAAATAAAATTATTTCGTTACTATGTTTTATTCTTTGTTGAGCAAGCATCACCATCTCACATGAAGACTAAACTGAGGGTACCAGATGAGTTTTTGCGAAACCGAGAAATCCGGGTTCGTTGATTGAGTAGGAttagaagggaaataatgatagtTTAAATAGTTATATTGATCAGTAAACATCAAAGCTTAATGACTAAGTGGGCTTTCTTACGCTAATTAAGAAACGCATCCCACAATCGCAGCCACCTTTCGGGCTATGGGACAAGTGCCAAAAAGAAAACAGATATTCTTGAGCCGCCAGGTAGGCATAGGGATGGCAATCGGGCGGGTAGTACACGGATATATAGTTCACGGATCCATACCTGCGAGATAAAACTCAACCCATATTTGTACCCATAAACGTTCGTGGGTATGGATCTATATCCATACCCGCCGGGTATCCGCTATCCAGTGGATATCCGTTACCCGGCCGCCCACTATAATTTTAGCATtaaacaccaaacaacaattttattACATTTCAAAATAATTATCATTCCAATAGCATTAAATGATAATTTCAGCACCAAACAACATGTTATGGATAAAAATTGAAAAATAAGAATTTATGGTAATATATAAATCCGGATAGCCCACGTGTTAGATATCCATTGGGTAACGGGTATGGATACTGGATATCCATACCCGTGAAAAAAATATCCACGGATACCCTATTATATCCATAACcgtacccgcggatatcaaattcCACCATACTCATATCCAATGGATAATTATCCGCGGTTATTTACCCATACCCGtatccattgccatccctaggtaGGCAGGTAGCATATGGAATTCGCACAATCATGCTCCAACAAAAGCAACATTACAAACAACTAGGTTACTTCTAAAATTTCCTATCATTTGCAGTGTTCAATGGCTGTTCCTGCCATCTAAGCTGAGTTTACTGTTTACCGAACCTTCCCCAATATCAGGCAATTGTCCAAATCAAACAGAGCCAGCTCCTAAAGTCAAACAAGAGGCAGATGTCTTCGTTGGGCTGCTTGTTTTCCCCCCCTTTTGAAGACTATATTTGCGTAATCCATATCCCATCATAACTTAACTGGCAAACTATGGAGATGGAGTAGCTAATCACTCTGCAGTCTGCACTGCCACTGACGGCATGGAATAAGCGTTGCACACAGCATGCAACCAAGAAATCATCTAGCAACGCACTAAATTGGACGCGGTGACAGCCACAATCTGGACAGCAATGAAAGATTCTTAATTTATAATCACAAAATCTGGGCAGCCATTGTTATTATATAATAAATCTCAAAGAAAAACAGCTTATGCGGAGGTTCAAGGGAACAACTTTGGCGACACGCCGCGGCGGCCTCAGTCGGTGGCCGCGGCCACGTCGAGGACGAGAGTCGCGGCGGGTGCCGGGGCCTCCGCCTCCTCCACGTCCACcgtggcgccggaggcgacgagCGTCCAGTCCGGCGGGAGCGGCGGCAGCGGCGGGTACTGCGTGGGGCGGCGCTTGATGTCCCACGGCTGCGTCTTCTTGGGCCGCGTCTTCATGTGGTGCTTGGTCCCCTTCTTCTGCGGCCGCGACGAGCACTCCACCGCCagcgccgcgcgcccgccgccgTGGAGCGGGGAGAAGCCGACGGAGTAATGGCGGGCGTGCCTCGCTGgcgacggggccgaggccggcggCACCACCGTGCCCGCCAGGAGTGCGGTGACAGGCGACATGCTCGCTGGTGCTGCGCTTTCGAGAGAGGCGGACGGGTAGGGTAGTAGTGTGGGTTGTGTTTGGGATAAGATGGGAGGAGGACTGTTTCGGATTGGGTTTTGTGATTGCGGGATTTGCTACGCTGAGCGAAATCTGGCCCACACTATGTGCGATCATCTGACCGCTCACTCATCGAGTGTTTTTCCTTTTTTATATCTCCACTTCTTTTAAAAAAAACTTGTAATTGTTTAGTCCCCTGCCCTCTTCTTATCATAAAATGCCATGTCAcctttttatattataaaattCCGTGGTCTAAGATGTGCCGTTGATGAAGCTTCAACAAAACAAAATGAGGCTCACGGGTACATAATATATTTCTTTTGGTACAACGATCAGTTGTCTCCCGAATTTTGTTGAAAAATGTTTCGGCACAACTAGCTTGTACTTCTAAAGCTATCTCTAACTCATCTAGAGATGTTAATGGAGAATTCTCCATCGGGTTATAGCATCCCAAACTCATTCCTATCATATTTAGTCCATCCTCATACCCATTATGGGTGCAAAATTCATCTCATACTCATCCTCATTCGGGTTTTGGGTCCCCAATGGGTCCCCATCTCCAATTAACGCATGTTCAGGCACACCAATCCAGAAGGCGATTGGAGGGTATTAAATCCCCTCCTAGTCAATGGGAACCTCAAATCCCCattgggattggaggggattgaggtagaaataaactaattttctcttcaatccccttcaatcttgaagggatttgagtttccaaactaaccCTTAGTGCTACTTTGGGAACCTCAAATCCCCTTCAGGGTTGGAGGGGATTGGggtggaaatgaactaatttcctctccaatccccttcaatcccgaAGAGGAtgtgagtttccaaactagccaataagggctgatttggtgaccagagATTACGGCGGGATTTGAGAgaattgagggggaaattagttcatttccccttcaatcccctccaatcctcccgtgatcaccttgtcaccaaatcaaccgagttgatttggtgacaaggtgatcacgggaggattggaggggattgagggggaaataaactaattttcccctcaatccccttcaatcctcccgggatcccgggtcaccaaatcagccctaagaGGGGATTTAAACCCCTCCAATCCCCTTCTGGATTCgtgtaaccgaacaagcccttaagggATAACTAGGTACTAACATGTAACACAAACTATCTAGATTTCAGACATCACCACATCGGCAAGTACTCATTAATGAACCATCatccattcatccatccatcagAAAAGAAATAAGTACTTCAGGACCGATAGAAGAAATAGAGAAATGGAGTCTGCTCACATTTCTTGGTCACCATCTGAGTTCGTTGGCGCCTGAGAATCCATGATCGTCATCGTCGTCTGGATAGGGCATAGCATATGGCtggttattttagggttttgttttTGCTAGTCTGCTAGTTGCCTTGCCGTGTTTTCTTGTTGGGCTAGGACATGAGGCCTGGTGCGCTGCCGTGCTAGGCTTGGGGGCCGGCTCGGCATTaactcattcatacaaacacGACAGGTGTAGACGtatgaaatacccatgggtatGAAATACCCATGGATAATCGGGTTCAGATTATTgcttcccaaacccatacccgtttacccaatggGTGAAGATTTTGTCCCATATTCATACTCATGGGGACAATTTTTGTCTCATACCCGTACACTCATAGGGGAATTCCCCACAGGTTAGcgggtatcgggtccccattgacatctctaaacTCAGCCATGTCTCACCCTATAAACAGTGTCATTTAATATTTTGCACGACTATATACATAATTATTGGTCATAGTAAAAGCAACTATGTGGCCAAATAGTGGCACACccagttttaaggaacaaagctgggtgcatctcatacatgcgccaaagaagacaacatatataataacagagtatatagagataaacgtcacaatataatcagagtacttattacatagcggaagacttacaaaaataaaagataaatatagcaggaactaaaatctatccttggcgctagaaagctgactgggagacgccacctagatcaagtcgaaagcctcagagttaggcggctcctcttcgaccacctgctcttctcctgtgggggggtgtgagacagcaagagtgagctcacacatgttcatcactcaacaagttgtggggaataatgtggcatgaactcacccaaggtgggagttcatgaagtgtaaggctgatcaatgaaataaaggctgaagttaagcattgcttttatatgttggtcaaaattttattagcagttactaagtgtaagtaaataccaaaccatggtaaatataaataaaactaataataaaataatcccacatgcaatgaaatgacagattaagtttaagttccataaattaatcatgtgagtgtctgagtcgctcatgaccgtgaccacggctagtataccagttttacactctgcagaggttgcgcatctttacccacaagtcgtgttacccatgtgccacagagttgatcagactccatacacctctaccaaggaagcgaggcagggtaccactacgaggcctttacaaagttccactagcttcagaaaacccgctacagtttataggaagctccagtgcaggaatccctcgcctgaccgtcatcgcagcaaaatcaacccaaggacctccctacactgaccactcccctactgcccttgtccctttagggtaaggtagtcatccactagctttcctagttaatcagctaagggcgtcccattaaacccttgtggtagcactgttttcccgggtggttctccatgttcccattaacataatgatcttatcatgaatagtaaagaataaacaaataataaaaagtataacaatgagtgatgaatatattTATATCCAAAGCCAtaaaaagcaatagcatgtactacccaaaaaattagtagtaaaaccagtggtgaaacaaggtataaagatagtcaaaatctagggtaaactattgggtcccatcaaaattaacctatgcagatcattatgattaataagaacatgaatgggtaaaagaagtgatcaagggcacaacttgccttcaacaagctcctgctcagcagtttctaccagctgaacctcagaatcctttGTAGCTTGCtcctctactcgcatcaatacaatacatacatagtatagcaaaaattaacattacaccaaacatacaaataaaatacacattaataatctagacattaaaataagatcataagaACTGGAATTGTTAAATTTGGAGttttagattttaagttatgaatttccgaaggttttatgtatttaatacaagattaagtgatagataaattttaaattgtctttcatgtcaaaacagaggcactaatggctagacaataatattacaaaaatttaggaactggaatggatcaatttggagttcatatgcattttctacaaattaaacaagttctaacatttatttatgcattaaaaactaatttctgattttcaatgctctctggattgggcctcaaattCTGGAAAGGTCAGGGGCTTCCGTGCAAGAATTTCTAAGACCCTGTGGACTGTTCCTGTGGACCGTCGATTGGTTTCTGAGTTTCccgagggctctttagcaaagtGTACAACACGAAGGGGTATCGAAGGATCTCAACCGCACGATCACGCACTCGCGGTTGAGATTAGACCTTGAACCAGCTCTCAACCACGCCCCTCCGATCTACATCAACGGTCAAGATTTTATTTGGCCGAGATCAGCACGCATCCGTCCGATCTCGCGTCAACGGTTGGGATACAATACGTAAAGGGGTATTTCTACCTCTAATCGTGGTCGTTCGCTACACGATCGATGACCGAGGGCCGTCCTTCTTCCTTGCTCTGTTCTCCTCTACCCAACGGCGCATCCCGCTGCCAGAGGACTACTCCGGTGACGGCCATCGAGCTCGATACTACACCATAATGCAATTACGTGGTACTACACGCACACACTGCAAAGGCGATTAGGTCGGAAGCTCATTTACCAGGAATTAGGTGACGGTTGTGGCTGCCCACGCTACGCGTGACCACCCGGCTGGAACCGAATGACGACGACGAATTGTCGCCGAGCTGTTGATCCCCCGAACCTCCGGTTGCTACCACGACGTGAGCAAATCCGCGGCGAACACCCAGAGCACGACACCGACGCCCAAGCCTTGCCCAAACCCAGGATGGCAGAGAGGCCCTCCTTCCTCTATCGTGAGTGCTGGTGGCGACGAAATTTGGTTTAGCGGCTAGGGTTCGGTCGAGTGTGCTTTTATACGCGTGGACGGGGCCAATGCACGACGTTGATTCTCCGAAAACCCTGGCGAGATTAGCACGGCGCATGCGGGCAGCGACGACGCGCACCGGCTCCGGAGATGACGGCGGATTCGGTTGAAGACGCGCTGACAGCCCTGGCCCACAACCCAGCCAGCCAGGAAACGGTGAAGCATGCGGGGGTTAGAGTCTCAGCCAGGTGGGCCCGGCTGCTCAGCAACAGCGTCGACGCGCGAGCGGCACGGACCGGCGCGCGGACACCCCCCGTGGGCCGAGCGGAGCGTAGGGTTAGTGGGCCGAAAGTGGCATTCTGGCCCATTCAGGCGTTTTATTCATTTTTTTTCATTttgttttcttttctccttttcttcattCCATCACCAATTTGAATTTAAATCGAATTCTGTGGCAAACTTGTCTCCAAATTAAATAACCCACTTAAATATGACCTAAGATGAATTGATATGTTTTTAATAATTTTATTTGGTGATGGCTAATGTTTTTTCCTTTCTCCACATAAATTTAGAGTTTTGCTTTCTAATTTAAAGTTTAAATTCCATGTGTCcattaatatattaatatattgTTAATGCACCATCATTTCTAATATCCACATATGCACAACCAAATAAAACTCAGCATGGTGCATAATTTAATGATTTTTATTAATCCTTTGTTTATTTTATGAGGTGTTCACATGCGATGACATTACAGATACATACACATATATAAAGGGGAGAAAATTCTATTTTTATTCTTCcttataatttgggtattacaaatcctacccccttaaaaataatctcgtcctcgagatttaagaagatctagagaaaagatgggggaagtctatgcgaagctcttcttctctttcccaagtggcttcatcttcaccatggtgactccattgtaccttgcacatcttaatcaccttatttcttgtaactcgagttagggtgtccagaatcttgatagggtactcagcataagtcaggtcatcttgaacactaaggtcctccattggtagctgctcctcaggtaccctgaggcacttctttagatgagacacatgaaatacatcatgtacatctgacaggtgatcgggtagttctagttgatatgcaacttctcccactcgctttaagatcaagaaaggtccaatgaaacgaggggacaactttcctttaactttaaatctcctcataccccaaagtggtgacaccttcaaatatacatgatcaccctccttcaACTCCAGTAGTATTCTCCTATTATcaggatagctcttttgcctggattgtgcaattctcaaattttctcttatcattcgaacttgttcttctgcctcttgtataagttcaggcccaaagaactgtctttctctagtttgatcccaatacagtggagtcctgcactttctgccatataaagcctcaaatggtgacatcttcaaactgacctggtagctattattataggagaactccgcatatggtaagctcttatcccaacttccaccatgcttaagagcacaagctcttaacatatcctccaacacttgattagtcctctctgtctgcccatcagtctgaggatggtaggctgaagtaaaattcaactttgtatccaagctctcatgcaacttcttccaaaaccgagaagtaaactatgatcctcgatcagacacgatcttcttaggcactccatgtagacaaactatctgaGTCATAtagaattctgctagcttggctccgtgtaattagtcctcacaggtatgaaatgagccacctttgtcaatctatccacaatcacccaaatagagtcatatcctgctggagtgcggggtagtccaacaatgaaatccataccaatttcttcccatttccactcgggtatcttcaatgggtgcaatagtccagctggtctttgatgttcggccttgactctttgacacacatcacacttagccacatgtgcagcaacatctcttttcaatccataccaccagtatttctgcttcaaatcctgatacatcttagtgctaccagggtggatagagtagtcagaatcatgagcttctttcaatatagtctcacgaaggctatcaatctccggaacacatatttgatccttgaaccatatagtaccttgctcatcctccgtgaattccggaactctaCCTTCCGTaaccagatccttaatctcttgaattttatcATCACCCACTtggcctttacgaatttcttgctccaaggtaggttccaattataTGGTAACTCCTTccatatgtgtaacaattcccaggttgagtctctcaaaatcttttgctaattcatcgggtagctggacaacaaaagcagagtgaacatgctccttccgactcaaggcatctgcaaccaaattcgcctagcccgggtggtagtgaatctccaaatcataatccttaataagctccaaccaacgacgttgcctaaggttgagatccttctgagtgaatatgtacttcaaactcttataatccatgtatacttgacacttggttcccataatgtagtgtctctaaatcttaagagaatgcacaatggctgccagttctaagtcatgagtggggtaattcaattcatgtttccgcaactgacgagacgcataggcgatcacatgtccttcttgcatgagcacacatcccaatccttggccacatgcatcgtaataaatgtcaaatcctttctatagatctagcataaccaacactggtggagacatcaacctcttctttaattgatcgaagttgtcttggcatttctcatcccacttaaattctctgcccttctccagaagcgaggtcataggcttggcaatcttagagaatccttcaataaatctccgataatatcctgtaagtcccaagaaactccggatctCCGTAACtgcagtgggtatgctccacgccattatctccttgactttagcaggatccactgaaattcctccattagaaatgatatgtccaagaaatggcaccttgtcaatccaaaactcgcattttctaaacttggcgtagagttgattatcttgtagcttctgtagcacccatctcagatgttcctcatgatcactatcactcttggaataaataaaaatattgtcgatgaaaaccacgacgaatctatccagatcatgaacaccttattctttagatccataaaataggttggttgactagttagtccaaatgacataacagtgaactcatataaaccatattgaGTCGAggaatccgtcttgggaatatccgacggcctaatcttcatttgatgg
Proteins encoded:
- the LOC100284517 gene encoding 50S ribosomal protein 6, chloroplastic-like; the protein is MSPVTALLAGTVVPPASAPSPARHARHYSVGFSPLHGGGRAALAVECSSRPQKKGTKHHMKTRPKKTQPWDIKRRPTQYPPLPPLPPDWTLVASGATVDVEEAEAPAPAATLVLDVAAATD